A segment of the Deinococcus ruber genome:
AGCGCGGTACGGCAAGTGGGCCAGCGTCTATTCCCGCTTCCGTCGCTGGACACTCTCGGGAATATGGGGAAGCGTCCTGGCAGAGCTCCAGCGCATCGGGGACGCCAACGGGTCGATCGACTGGGAGAAGCACTACGTTGATGGCACGACCATCAGAGCCCATCAATGCGCTGCCGGTGCGCGCGGTGGACAAGCCACCCAGGCTCTGGGACGGTCACGAGGTGGTTTCACCACAAAGATCCATCTGCGAGCCGAAGGCAACGGGAAACCTTTGGTGTTTGTCCTGTCCAGCGGTGAACGACACGAATCCCGTTACTTAGAGTGGCTGGTGGTGCTCGGTCAAGTGAAAAGGTCTGGCGCTGGCCGTCCTCGCGTTCGTCCGAAAAAGCTCGTCGGAGACAAGGGCTATAGCTACCCCA
Coding sequences within it:
- a CDS encoding IS5 family transposase: MCQRDLSDKQWDILQPLLPPQRPRTGRPAFDHRPFLNGILWILRTGAPWRDLPARYGKWASVYSRFRRWTLSGIWGSVLAELQRIGDANGSIDWEKHYVDGTTIRAHQCAAGARGGQATQALGRSRGGFTTKIHLRAEGNGKPLVFVLSSGERHESRYLEWLVVLGQVKRSGAGRPRVRPKKLVGDKGYSYPSLRDKLRRRGITPIIPTKSNQETEDIFDPALYRERNKVERAMNRIKRYRRIATRYEKLACMYAGMIFLACILEWL